One Brachybacterium kimchii genomic window carries:
- a CDS encoding phosphotransferase — MSVHEDEIPLTAEVVAERLVAQRPDLAECPLRILPAAGTTSHIVRIGDSLAARFPRRRGEVEQVRRDLEREQRAMAEFARASPLRAPVPEGVGDPGPGFPLPWTLQTWVPGTSATPRGLEHRATIARQLAALIGTLRDADPGERRFSGSGRGGRLADHDDWVAHCLHRSEHLLPVDRLRRMWERARCLPREDPDALCHGDLIPANLLVDGVDGTGTAPRLVGVLDTGGFGPADPALDLVVAWHLLDAERRSVLREQLRASDLQWARGAAWALEQALGLVWYYESTLPAMADLGRTTLGRLLEDPVLA, encoded by the coding sequence GTGAGCGTGCACGAGGACGAGATCCCGCTGACGGCCGAGGTCGTCGCCGAGCGCCTCGTCGCTCAGCGACCGGATCTCGCGGAATGTCCACTCCGCATCCTGCCCGCGGCCGGCACGACCAGCCACATCGTGCGGATCGGCGACTCCCTCGCGGCCCGTTTCCCCCGTCGGCGGGGCGAGGTGGAGCAGGTGCGTCGGGATCTCGAACGGGAGCAGCGCGCGATGGCGGAGTTCGCCCGTGCGAGCCCGCTGCGCGCGCCCGTCCCGGAGGGGGTGGGAGATCCGGGGCCGGGGTTCCCGCTCCCCTGGACCCTGCAGACCTGGGTGCCCGGGACCTCGGCGACGCCGCGCGGGCTCGAGCACCGCGCCACCATCGCCCGCCAGCTCGCCGCACTGATCGGGACACTGCGCGACGCGGACCCTGGTGAGCGCCGGTTCTCCGGGAGCGGCCGCGGCGGCCGCCTGGCGGACCACGACGACTGGGTCGCCCACTGCCTGCACCGCAGCGAGCACCTGCTTCCCGTCGACCGGCTCCGCCGGATGTGGGAGCGCGCCCGCTGCCTCCCGCGCGAGGACCCCGACGCCCTGTGCCACGGCGACCTGATCCCCGCGAACCTCCTGGTCGATGGGGTCGACGGGACCGGCACCGCACCCCGCCTGGTCGGTGTGCTGGACACTGGTGGATTCGGACCCGCCGATCCCGCACTGGACCTCGTGGTCGCCTGGCACCTGCTCGATGCGGAGAGAAGGTCGGTGCTGCGCGAGCAGCTGAGGGCATCCGATCTGCAGTGGGCGCGTGGGGCCGCCTGGGCGCTCGAGCAGGCGCTGGGACTGGTCTGGTACTACGAGAGCACGCTGCCGGCGATGGCCGACCTCGGCCGCACGACGCTCGGGCGGCTGCTGGAGGACCCCGTGCTGGCGTGA
- a CDS encoding SDR family NAD(P)-dependent oxidoreductase has product MRPLHLENATVMVTGASSGLGVEFAHQLAARGADLVLVARRADRLAEVASQIGSAHGVTVTTLTMDLAREGAAAALRRDLTQRGITLTGLVNNAGFGYSGALHQVDDERTLEMVRLNVDALVDLTATFLPDLRASGNGILVNLASLAAFQPNPGLAVYGASKAFVLNFTQALWEESRSAGLRVLALCPGPAKTEFFEVAGEAAAAGLPRMEPDEVVEAALKALSRRHPPSTVVPGMANTAMAQLTRRVLPTRLVASTVGRMMRRGEVLGEAHGQER; this is encoded by the coding sequence ATGCGCCCGCTGCACCTCGAGAACGCGACCGTGATGGTGACCGGTGCGAGCTCCGGCCTGGGCGTCGAGTTCGCCCACCAGCTGGCCGCCCGCGGCGCCGACCTCGTGCTCGTCGCCCGCCGCGCCGACCGCCTCGCCGAGGTCGCCTCGCAGATCGGCTCCGCGCACGGCGTCACCGTCACGACGCTGACCATGGACCTCGCGCGCGAGGGCGCCGCGGCCGCGCTGCGCCGCGACCTCACCCAGCGCGGCATCACCCTCACCGGGCTCGTGAACAATGCGGGCTTCGGGTACTCCGGCGCCCTGCACCAGGTCGACGACGAGCGCACCCTCGAGATGGTGCGCCTGAACGTCGACGCGCTCGTGGACCTCACCGCGACGTTCCTCCCCGACCTGCGCGCGAGCGGGAACGGGATCCTCGTGAACCTCGCGAGCCTCGCCGCCTTCCAGCCGAACCCCGGCCTCGCCGTCTACGGCGCCTCCAAGGCCTTCGTCCTGAACTTCACCCAGGCGCTGTGGGAGGAGTCGCGCTCCGCCGGTCTGCGTGTGCTCGCCCTCTGCCCCGGCCCCGCGAAGACCGAGTTCTTCGAGGTCGCGGGCGAGGCGGCCGCGGCGGGCCTGCCGCGCATGGAGCCGGACGAGGTCGTCGAGGCCGCCCTCAAGGCGCTCTCGCGGCGCCACCCGCCGTCGACCGTGGTGCCCGGGATGGCGAACACCGCGATGGCGCAGCTGACGCGTCGCGTGCTGCCCACGCGTCTGGTGGCCTCCACGGTGGGCCGGATGATGCGGCGCGGCGAGGTGCTCGGAGAGGCGCACGGCCAGGAGCGTTGA
- a CDS encoding MerR family transcriptional regulator, protein MGTDGQDARRRIAAEDVLGIGELARRSGLSPKALRLYDASDLLPPRHVDPFTGYRRYGADQVGRALLIARLRGLGMGLERIRVICDLPEDAAGQELRSWWLQEQADARTRSAEVASLLTDLRTLPKEESPMTTDHTERSALTGHTADRTNASAAVRVAHVLEQGAVRATQQDAVHIQDLPGERLLLAIADGFGADDDLSGRLLDALGEGLRAALSGADPVDGAGSEATSDPDVLTALESAWAALPDLLPADGASGAALIAAVIDGERLVLAHLGDGRALLVREGHVEPLTRDHTQVASLVAAGRLTEEEAAADPGRAVLNRALAAGAPTAPDLIVRTLVAGDRLVLMSDGIHAVLSPEVLGEVLLAGAAPERTAQDLARRTLEAGAPDNLAAIVADLG, encoded by the coding sequence ATGGGAACCGACGGACAGGACGCTCGCAGACGCATCGCAGCCGAGGACGTCCTCGGCATCGGGGAGCTGGCCCGCCGCAGCGGGCTGAGCCCGAAGGCGCTGCGCCTGTACGACGCCTCCGACCTGCTGCCGCCGCGGCACGTGGACCCGTTCACGGGGTACCGACGCTACGGCGCCGACCAGGTGGGGCGCGCCCTGCTCATCGCCCGTCTGCGCGGACTCGGCATGGGGCTCGAGCGGATCCGCGTGATCTGCGACCTCCCCGAGGACGCCGCCGGCCAGGAGCTGCGCTCCTGGTGGCTGCAGGAGCAGGCCGACGCCCGCACCCGCAGCGCCGAGGTGGCCTCGCTGCTCACGGACCTCCGGACGCTCCCGAAGGAGGAGAGTCCCATGACCACCGACCACACCGAGCGCAGCGCGCTCACCGGGCACACCGCTGATCGCACGAACGCATCCGCCGCCGTCCGCGTCGCGCACGTCCTCGAGCAGGGCGCCGTGCGCGCGACGCAGCAGGACGCCGTGCACATCCAGGACCTGCCCGGCGAGCGCCTCCTGCTCGCGATCGCCGACGGCTTCGGGGCCGACGACGACCTCTCGGGCCGCCTGCTCGACGCCCTCGGCGAGGGCCTGCGCGCGGCACTCAGCGGCGCGGACCCCGTTGACGGCGCCGGCTCGGAGGCGACTTCCGACCCCGACGTCCTCACCGCTCTCGAGTCCGCGTGGGCAGCGCTGCCGGACCTGCTCCCGGCCGACGGCGCCTCCGGCGCAGCCCTCATCGCGGCGGTCATCGACGGCGAGCGCCTCGTGCTCGCCCACCTCGGCGACGGCCGGGCACTGCTGGTGCGCGAAGGGCACGTGGAGCCGCTGACCAGGGATCACACGCAGGTCGCGTCGCTGGTGGCGGCGGGGAGGCTCACCGAGGAGGAGGCCGCGGCGGATCCAGGGCGCGCCGTGCTGAACCGCGCGCTCGCGGCCGGTGCCCCCACCGCGCCGGACCTCATCGTGCGCACCCTCGTCGCGGGCGACCGGCTCGTGCTCATGAGCGACGGGATCCACGCGGTCCTGAGCCCGGAGGTGCTCGGCGAAGTGCTGCTCGCCGGTGCCGCGCCGGAGCGGACGGCCCAGGACCTTGCCCGTCGGACGCTCGAGGCGGGCGCGCCGGACAATCTCGCCGCGATCGTCGCCGACCTCGGCTGA
- a CDS encoding NADPH-dependent 2,4-dienoyl-CoA reductase translates to MPELAQGSFPHLLSPLDLGPFTVPNRLVMGSMHVGLEDEEADAPKLAAHLAERARGGVGLIVTGGYSPNLSGRLTPHGAQIRPRRMDTHRLVTRDVHEAGGRIVLQLLHAGRYSFHPLAAAPSAGKSPITPFRARALTRAGVRRTIADFARAARAGVEAGYDGVEIMGSEGYLLNQFLAPRTNRRRDRFGRTAEDRRAVPLAVATAVREAIGPRALLTYRISLLDLVPEGQDWEETLALAHALEEIGVDVLSTGIGWHEARVPTIATSVPSGAFVEVSRRLRTSVDVPVVASNRLHDPRLAESVIADGSADLVSMARQLLADPQLPAKLASGREREVVSCISCNQACLDKVFSGERASCLVNPRAARETELTLLPAPVPRRRQVAVVGGGPAGLEAAVAAGERGHVVTLFEASSQLGGQFLFASRIPGKEAYAEALRSWQSRLAAEGVDVKLETRPDAEALRGFDDVIIATGVRPRVLDLPGFATAEGPAARDGADGTSTNEAGAEGPQVLSYAQLLSMPRHEALAAVGERVAIIGAGGIGVDVAEFLTAPEPSLTEDPPAWRERWGMADPAAFRGGLAPSAASTPTTPSAGLAPSALAVADPPQAEATSSVVADPHAAPARPREVHLLQRKSSKIGKGLGRTTGWVHRAELRHAGIIEHRGVAYRSVDAFGLHVTEGQPEGRPEEQDAESRERVIAVDTVVICAGQVSERTLADELLALQGEDAPRVHVIGGADVAAELDAERAIRQAVETAAAL, encoded by the coding sequence ATGCCCGAGCTCGCCCAGGGCTCCTTCCCGCATCTGCTCTCGCCCCTGGATCTGGGCCCGTTCACCGTGCCGAACCGGCTGGTCATGGGGTCGATGCACGTCGGTCTCGAGGATGAGGAGGCCGACGCCCCGAAACTCGCCGCGCACCTCGCCGAGCGGGCCCGCGGTGGCGTCGGGCTGATCGTCACGGGCGGGTACTCGCCGAACCTCAGCGGACGCCTCACCCCGCACGGTGCGCAGATCCGGCCGCGCCGGATGGACACGCACCGCCTGGTCACGCGGGACGTCCACGAGGCGGGCGGACGCATCGTCCTGCAGCTCCTGCACGCGGGCCGGTACTCCTTCCACCCCCTCGCGGCGGCACCGTCGGCCGGGAAGTCCCCGATCACCCCGTTCCGCGCGCGGGCGCTCACCCGCGCCGGGGTGCGGCGCACGATCGCCGACTTCGCGCGGGCCGCGCGGGCGGGCGTCGAGGCCGGGTACGACGGCGTCGAGATCATGGGGTCCGAGGGATACCTGCTCAACCAGTTCCTCGCCCCGCGCACCAACCGCCGGCGCGACCGCTTCGGCCGCACCGCCGAGGACCGCCGCGCCGTGCCGCTGGCCGTCGCGACCGCCGTGCGCGAGGCGATCGGCCCGCGCGCCCTGCTCACCTACCGCATCTCACTGCTCGATCTCGTGCCCGAGGGCCAGGACTGGGAGGAGACGCTCGCGCTCGCCCACGCGCTCGAGGAGATCGGCGTGGACGTGCTCTCCACCGGGATCGGCTGGCACGAGGCCCGCGTCCCCACGATCGCGACGTCCGTGCCGTCGGGCGCGTTCGTCGAGGTCAGCCGACGTCTGCGGACGAGCGTCGACGTGCCCGTGGTCGCCTCGAACCGCCTGCACGACCCGCGCCTCGCCGAGTCCGTGATCGCCGACGGGTCCGCCGACCTCGTCTCCATGGCGCGCCAGCTCCTCGCCGATCCGCAGCTGCCCGCGAAGCTCGCGAGCGGGCGCGAGCGCGAGGTCGTCTCGTGCATCTCCTGCAACCAGGCGTGCCTGGACAAGGTGTTCTCCGGCGAGCGCGCGAGCTGCCTGGTGAATCCGCGCGCCGCCCGCGAGACCGAGCTGACCCTGCTGCCCGCGCCGGTGCCGCGCCGACGGCAGGTGGCGGTCGTCGGCGGCGGACCGGCAGGGCTCGAGGCCGCCGTCGCCGCGGGCGAACGCGGCCACGTGGTCACCCTGTTCGAAGCGTCCTCGCAGCTCGGGGGCCAGTTCCTGTTCGCCTCCCGCATCCCCGGCAAGGAGGCGTACGCCGAGGCGCTGCGCTCCTGGCAGTCGCGGCTCGCCGCCGAGGGCGTGGACGTGAAGCTCGAGACGCGGCCCGACGCGGAGGCCCTGCGCGGCTTCGACGACGTCATCATCGCGACCGGGGTCCGTCCGCGCGTGCTGGATCTCCCCGGATTCGCGACGGCGGAAGGACCGGCGGCGCGCGACGGCGCGGACGGAACGTCGACGAACGAGGCCGGGGCCGAGGGCCCCCAGGTGCTGAGCTACGCCCAGCTGCTCTCGATGCCGCGCCACGAGGCCCTCGCGGCGGTCGGCGAGCGCGTCGCCATCATCGGCGCCGGCGGCATCGGCGTGGACGTCGCCGAGTTCCTCACCGCCCCCGAGCCGTCCCTCACCGAGGACCCGCCCGCCTGGCGCGAGCGCTGGGGAATGGCCGATCCGGCCGCGTTCCGCGGAGGCCTCGCCCCGTCGGCCGCATCGACACCGACCACGCCGTCCGCCGGGCTCGCCCCGTCGGCCCTCGCCGTCGCGGACCCTCCCCAGGCGGAGGCGACGTCCTCCGTTGTGGCCGATCCCCACGCAGCACCGGCCCGCCCCCGCGAGGTGCACCTGCTGCAGCGCAAGAGCTCGAAGATCGGGAAGGGACTGGGCCGCACGACCGGCTGGGTGCACCGCGCCGAGCTGCGCCACGCCGGGATCATCGAGCACCGCGGCGTCGCCTACCGCAGCGTGGACGCCTTCGGTCTGCACGTCACCGAGGGACAGCCCGAGGGCCGGCCCGAGGAGCAGGACGCGGAGTCCCGGGAGCGCGTGATCGCCGTGGACACCGTCGTGATCTGCGCGGGCCAGGTCTCCGAGCGAACCCTCGCCGACGAGCTGCTCGCCCTGCAGGGCGAGGATGCGCCGCGCGTGCATGTCATCGGCGGAGCCGACGTCGCCGCCGAGCTCGACGCCGAGCGCGCCATCCGCCAGGCCGTCGAGACCGCCGCCGCGCTCTGA
- a CDS encoding penicillin-binding transpeptidase domain-containing protein: MASASSPSEPTPTRRRRGPIIAGISAVVVLALIAAFFIVRDRAGDGSKEAKALAAALASGDFSGVTLTGTDASGAKKEREKALGDLQDATGKAPSVDVSKVEKGDDGTRTATLDWSWTLPHDAGTWDYTTTATLTEDGDTWAASLDPSELAPDLTADETVSLRTVQGDLGSITDRDGDDLYGPREVRVLGIDKTQVDADQQQDAAKKLADLLGIDADTFAASVKSAGEKAFVPALTIRESAVDDYPLGKAADVPGYHEEKETQPLAVTKDFAPGVLGSLREATKEDIDESDGKIVEGDMVGSGGVAAAERDSLVGTPGVEVVAADPKTGKERKLHATDATAGKDVETTLDTDLQKKATEAIADQDSASAVVVMQPSTGDVLASALGPTGQSYPVGLVGQYAPGSTFKTVTALSLLRAGDTPDTTVECPATASVEGRSFKNADSMDKSLFGKMSLATAIAHSCNTAMLLQYDTVSQDKLADAATTLGIGQDAPEGLSSAFMGKVDPDDSGVEHAADMMGQGRVLTSPLSMATVLSSIQNGSTVRPRILADDDSKAPEADNPLTEDETSQLQDMLHGVVTEGTLKSTFGDVKGDQIIGKTGTAEWTDENGDAKLHSWVVVAQGDVVVVAFVEDGGYGATTAGPIAKEVLQDAQSEG; encoded by the coding sequence ATGGCGTCTGCTTCCTCCCCCTCCGAGCCCACACCCACCCGCCGTCGTCGCGGGCCGATCATCGCGGGGATCTCCGCCGTGGTGGTCCTCGCCCTGATCGCCGCCTTCTTCATCGTCCGCGACCGCGCGGGCGACGGGTCGAAGGAGGCGAAGGCGCTGGCCGCAGCCCTCGCGAGCGGTGACTTCAGCGGCGTGACGCTCACGGGCACCGATGCCTCCGGCGCGAAGAAGGAGCGGGAGAAGGCCCTCGGCGACCTCCAGGACGCCACCGGGAAGGCGCCCAGCGTCGACGTCTCGAAGGTCGAGAAGGGGGACGACGGGACGCGCACGGCGACCCTCGACTGGAGCTGGACCCTCCCGCACGACGCCGGGACCTGGGACTACACCACCACCGCGACCCTCACCGAGGACGGGGACACCTGGGCCGCGAGCCTGGATCCCTCCGAGCTCGCCCCGGACCTCACGGCCGACGAGACCGTCTCGCTGCGCACCGTCCAGGGCGACCTCGGCTCGATCACCGACCGCGACGGCGACGACCTCTACGGCCCGCGCGAGGTCCGTGTGCTCGGCATCGACAAGACCCAGGTCGACGCCGACCAGCAGCAGGACGCCGCGAAGAAGCTCGCCGATCTCCTCGGCATCGACGCCGACACCTTCGCCGCCTCCGTGAAGAGCGCGGGGGAGAAGGCCTTCGTCCCCGCCCTCACGATCCGCGAGAGCGCCGTGGACGACTACCCGCTGGGGAAGGCGGCCGACGTCCCCGGGTACCACGAGGAGAAGGAGACCCAGCCGCTCGCGGTCACCAAGGACTTCGCCCCGGGCGTCCTCGGCTCGCTGCGCGAGGCCACGAAGGAGGACATCGATGAGTCCGACGGCAAGATCGTCGAGGGCGACATGGTGGGCAGCGGCGGGGTCGCCGCGGCCGAGCGCGACTCCCTCGTCGGCACCCCGGGCGTCGAGGTCGTCGCGGCGGACCCGAAGACCGGCAAGGAGCGGAAGCTCCACGCGACGGACGCGACCGCGGGCAAGGACGTGGAGACCACGCTCGACACCGACCTGCAGAAGAAGGCCACCGAGGCCATCGCGGACCAGGACTCCGCGAGCGCCGTCGTCGTCATGCAGCCCTCGACCGGGGACGTCCTGGCCTCAGCGCTCGGACCGACGGGCCAGTCCTACCCGGTGGGCCTCGTCGGCCAGTACGCGCCCGGCTCGACCTTCAAGACAGTGACCGCGCTGTCCCTGCTGCGCGCCGGCGACACCCCCGACACGACCGTCGAGTGCCCCGCGACCGCGAGCGTCGAGGGCCGCTCCTTCAAGAACGCCGACTCGATGGACAAGAGCCTGTTCGGGAAGATGTCCCTGGCCACCGCGATCGCGCACTCCTGCAACACCGCGATGCTGCTGCAGTACGACACGGTCTCCCAGGACAAGCTGGCCGACGCCGCGACCACCCTGGGCATCGGCCAGGACGCGCCCGAGGGGCTCAGCAGCGCCTTCATGGGGAAGGTCGACCCCGACGACTCGGGCGTCGAGCATGCCGCGGACATGATGGGCCAGGGCCGCGTGCTCACCTCGCCGCTGAGCATGGCGACCGTGCTCTCGAGCATCCAGAACGGCTCGACGGTGCGGCCGCGCATCCTCGCGGACGACGACTCGAAGGCCCCCGAGGCCGACAACCCGCTCACGGAGGACGAGACCTCCCAGCTGCAGGACATGCTCCACGGCGTGGTCACCGAGGGCACGCTCAAGAGCACCTTCGGGGACGTCAAGGGCGATCAGATCATCGGCAAGACCGGCACCGCCGAGTGGACCGACGAGAACGGGGACGCCAAGCTCCACTCGTGGGTCGTCGTCGCCCAGGGCGACGTGGTCGTGGTGGCCTTCGTCGAGGACGGCGGCTACGGCGCGACCACCGCCGGCCCCATCGCCAAGGAGGTCCTGCAGGACGCCCAGAGCGAGGGGTGA
- a CDS encoding GNAT family N-acetyltransferase, whose amino-acid sequence MEITVRPLNVDEPGMLEQLNALDEANDRDLFGAVDKHTVAQRRAILADTPYWTVHRWVAEVEPMDGGASVVGLCTVHLARKENLDAVDLGLVVHPAYRGHGVATAMIEQALLPAIAASGRHQVSYWGEIPAEGDPDDPALPTRRIAARLGLERRTMGVCRTLALPVPTSLLDELAAEAAEKTDGYEIRLWDDAIPEEHLASFGIVLRQLDLDDPDEDFEYEAPQYTPERIRTFEKRRADAGTRVLIAVALAPDGSIAAHSEIHVQGSAGTTVGWQENTLVMPGHRGHRLGLALKVANHRRLTQAFPDLERLVTWNSHVNPWMISINEKLGYEIAFREIGFQGEARVGGADGERVDETRADELRDPVTSVPPARG is encoded by the coding sequence ATGGAGATCACCGTCCGCCCGCTGAACGTCGACGAGCCCGGCATGCTCGAGCAGCTGAACGCGCTCGACGAGGCCAATGACCGCGACCTCTTCGGCGCGGTCGACAAGCACACCGTCGCCCAGCGCCGCGCGATCCTCGCCGACACCCCCTACTGGACCGTGCATCGCTGGGTCGCCGAGGTGGAGCCGATGGACGGCGGCGCGAGCGTCGTCGGCCTGTGCACGGTCCACCTGGCACGGAAGGAGAACCTCGACGCCGTCGACCTGGGGCTCGTCGTCCACCCCGCCTATCGCGGGCACGGCGTCGCGACCGCCATGATCGAGCAGGCCCTGCTGCCCGCCATCGCCGCATCCGGCCGTCATCAGGTGTCCTACTGGGGCGAGATCCCCGCCGAGGGCGACCCCGACGACCCGGCCCTGCCCACCCGACGCATCGCCGCGCGTCTCGGCCTGGAGCGCAGGACGATGGGCGTCTGCCGCACCCTCGCCCTCCCGGTCCCGACGTCTCTGCTCGACGAGCTCGCCGCCGAGGCCGCCGAGAAGACCGACGGGTACGAGATCCGCCTGTGGGACGACGCGATTCCCGAGGAGCACCTCGCCTCGTTCGGCATCGTGCTGCGCCAGCTCGATCTCGACGACCCCGACGAGGACTTCGAGTACGAGGCGCCGCAGTACACGCCCGAGCGGATCCGCACCTTCGAGAAGCGCCGGGCCGACGCGGGCACCCGCGTGCTGATCGCCGTCGCCCTGGCGCCCGACGGGTCCATCGCCGCCCACAGCGAGATCCACGTCCAGGGCTCGGCGGGCACGACGGTCGGCTGGCAGGAGAACACGCTGGTCATGCCCGGCCACCGCGGCCATCGCCTGGGCCTCGCTCTGAAGGTCGCCAATCATCGTCGGCTCACGCAGGCGTTCCCCGACCTCGAGCGCCTGGTCACCTGGAACTCGCACGTGAACCCCTGGATGATCAGCATCAACGAGAAGCTCGGCTACGAGATCGCCTTCCGAGAGATCGGCTTCCAGGGCGAGGCACGGGTCGGCGGGGCCGACGGGGAGCGGGTCGACGAGACGCGGGCTGATGAGCTTCGGGATCCCGTCACCTCTGTCCCTCCCGCCCGCGGCTGA
- a CDS encoding YdcF family protein yields MPSASQVRPRCFRRSARRERRALRGTPVGARPVAVLPVVGAGLVLLAAGVLAAGEILSARAARAERAQLGDGPTGAGPTGEGPRGESETFREVIVVLGYGNPGRRINAVNRWRVDVGLRSRDPRAARSLLVLAGGAVHGEISEAEHMARFARAERGYSGPLVLEDESVTTWQNVRNVLPLLEDADRIVLASDPLHSVRAEGFLRTLRPDLAARLAPAEGNRLGEQILRKPAFVVMGLEGLRRARRDGLLA; encoded by the coding sequence GTGCCCTCCGCATCGCAGGTCCGCCCCCGCTGCTTCCGACGCAGCGCCCGCCGTGAACGGCGCGCGCTGCGCGGCACGCCGGTCGGTGCGCGGCCGGTCGCGGTCCTGCCCGTCGTCGGCGCGGGACTCGTGCTCCTCGCCGCCGGCGTCCTCGCCGCGGGAGAGATCCTCTCCGCCCGCGCGGCTCGTGCCGAGCGCGCGCAGCTGGGAGACGGACCGACGGGCGCAGGGCCGACGGGGGAGGGCCCGAGGGGCGAGAGCGAGACCTTCCGCGAGGTCATCGTGGTGCTGGGCTACGGCAATCCCGGCCGCCGCATCAACGCGGTGAACCGCTGGCGGGTCGACGTGGGCCTGCGCTCCCGGGACCCGCGGGCAGCCAGGAGCCTGCTCGTGTTGGCCGGCGGCGCCGTGCACGGAGAGATCTCCGAGGCTGAGCACATGGCCCGCTTCGCACGCGCCGAGCGCGGCTACTCCGGGCCCCTCGTCCTCGAGGATGAGAGCGTCACCACCTGGCAGAACGTGCGCAACGTGCTCCCGCTGCTCGAGGACGCCGATCGCATCGTGCTCGCGAGCGACCCCCTGCACTCCGTGCGCGCCGAGGGGTTCCTGCGCACCCTGCGCCCTGATCTCGCGGCCCGCCTCGCGCCCGCCGAGGGCAACCGGCTCGGGGAGCAGATCCTCCGTAAGCCCGCCTTCGTCGTGATGGGGCTGGAGGGACTGCGTCGCGCCCGGCGCGACGGGCTCCTCGCCTGA
- a CDS encoding HAD family hydrolase codes for MPAAASPRIVLTDFDGTFADHGVVPESHIEATRRARANGHTVLLSTGRAICMVPRAVRELFDGAITGAGAVVEIGGERLCDHLVPEDVGRRATEVLLDHGVGFALEASDAIFTTPHTAEVMRARLSDGGRAERNAREILASVQTPDDLTAHRFAKISVWGSPVPMEVLAREIGPALRPLPNSVATDDSHAGELQLVDVDKADGMRLLLEHLGADVSAAIAVGDGMNDLGMLDAAGTAVAIDGGASALLEHADLVVPPPSGNGFALALDRLGLL; via the coding sequence ATGCCCGCTGCCGCCTCCCCGCGGATCGTCCTCACCGACTTCGACGGCACCTTCGCCGACCACGGCGTCGTGCCCGAGTCCCACATCGAGGCGACCCGACGTGCCCGCGCGAACGGGCACACGGTGCTGCTGAGCACGGGGCGCGCGATCTGCATGGTGCCGCGCGCCGTGCGCGAGCTCTTCGACGGCGCGATCACGGGCGCCGGAGCGGTCGTCGAGATCGGCGGCGAGCGCCTGTGCGATCACCTGGTGCCCGAGGACGTCGGCCGGCGCGCGACCGAGGTGCTGCTGGACCACGGCGTCGGCTTCGCCCTCGAGGCCTCCGACGCGATCTTCACGACCCCGCACACCGCGGAGGTGATGCGGGCGCGGCTCTCCGACGGCGGACGCGCCGAGCGCAACGCCCGCGAGATCCTCGCCTCCGTGCAGACCCCGGACGATCTCACCGCCCACCGCTTCGCGAAGATCTCCGTGTGGGGCAGCCCGGTCCCCATGGAGGTGCTCGCGCGCGAGATCGGGCCCGCCCTGCGGCCGCTGCCGAACTCCGTGGCGACCGACGACTCCCACGCCGGGGAGCTGCAGCTGGTCGACGTCGACAAGGCCGACGGCATGCGGCTGCTCCTCGAGCACCTGGGGGCCGACGTCTCCGCCGCGATCGCCGTGGGCGACGGCATGAACGACCTGGGCATGCTCGATGCCGCCGGCACCGCGGTCGCGATCGACGGCGGCGCGTCGGCCCTGCTCGAGCATGCCGACCTCGTGGTCCCGCCGCCGAGCGGGAACGGCTTCGCCCTCGCCCTGGACCGGCTCGGACTGCTCTGA
- a CDS encoding DUF1992 domain-containing protein — translation MIRDGKWVDGAIEEAMARGDFDDLPGSGKPLKLPTHHDPDWWIKQRIAEGEVDPSAMLPTVVVLRREYAARDETLVELPDEAAVRAYAEDFTKRVMDDRLEHPMARMISPTLETDEALARWLELRTARAEQERAQFEADRASAAASPRRTSWWRRILGRRDAGHETSPSTPAGP, via the coding sequence ATGATCCGGGACGGCAAATGGGTCGACGGCGCCATCGAGGAGGCCATGGCCCGCGGCGACTTCGACGATCTCCCCGGCAGCGGCAAGCCCCTGAAGCTGCCCACCCATCACGACCCCGACTGGTGGATCAAGCAGCGCATCGCCGAGGGCGAGGTCGATCCGTCCGCGATGCTGCCCACGGTGGTGGTGCTGCGACGCGAGTACGCGGCGCGCGACGAGACCCTGGTCGAGCTCCCCGACGAGGCGGCGGTCCGCGCCTACGCCGAGGACTTCACGAAGCGGGTGATGGACGACCGGCTCGAACACCCCATGGCCCGCATGATCTCCCCGACCCTGGAGACCGACGAGGCGCTGGCGCGCTGGCTGGAGCTGCGCACGGCGCGGGCGGAGCAGGAGCGCGCGCAGTTCGAGGCGGACCGCGCGTCGGCCGCCGCGTCACCGCGGCGAACCTCCTGGTGGCGCAGGATCCTGGGCCGGAGGGACGCGGGTCACGAGACCTCTCCGAGCACGCCCGCCGGGCCGTAG